One segment of Scomber scombrus chromosome 3, fScoSco1.1, whole genome shotgun sequence DNA contains the following:
- the b3galt6 gene encoding beta-1,3-galactosyltransferase 6 has protein sequence MYLLRLVCRHKTALVIGTVCSFAVVLVFLAKCTSETLKQGHADPPGLAPHAIALQPRPEQHNPSSTSKDLSAFLVVLITTGPKYTERRSIIRSTWLAKRDSDVLAMFVVGTQGLSSEDLQNLNTEQGRHKDLLLMPDLRDSYENLTLKLLHMYSWLDQNVEFKFVLKADDDTFARLDLLKEELKGKEPSRLYWGFFSGRGRVKTAGKWRESAWELCDYYLPYALGGGYILSADLVRYVHLNAGYFKTWQSEDVSLGAWLAPVDVRRTHDTRFDTEYKSRGCNNKYLVTHKQSLEDMLEKHQTLQRDNRLCKEEVKLRLSYVYDWSVPPSQCCQRKDGIP, from the coding sequence ATGTATTTGTTACGTTTAGTGTGCCGCCACAAGACAGCCCTGGTCATTGGCACTGTGTGCAGCTTTGCTGTAGTTCTTGTCTTCTTGGCCAAATGTACCTCAGAAACTTTGAAACAGGGCCATGCAGATCCTCCAGGCCTAGCCCCCCATGCCATTGCATTGCAACCCCGTCCAGAGCAGCATAATCCCTCCTCCACATCCAAAGACTTGTCAGCATTTCTCGTGGTCCTAATCACAACCGGTCCTAAGTACACTGAGCGCAGGAGCATCATCCGCAGCACCTGGCTGGCCAAGCGGGACTCCGATGTTCTGGCCATGTTTGTGGTAGGAACTCAGGGGCTTTCCAGCGAGGACCTTCAGAACCTTAACACAGAGCAAGGGCGGCACAAAGACCTGCTCTTAATGCCTGACTTGCGAGATTCCTACGAGAACTTAACACTCAAGCTGCTTCACATGTACTCCTGGCTGGACCAGAATGTGGAGTTCAAGTTTGTCCTCAAAGCAGATGATGACACATTTGCTCGCTTGGACCTCCTTAAAGAGGAACTGAAAGGGAAAGAGCCCAGCCGGTTGTACTGGGGCTTCTTCTCAGGGAGAGGGCGAGTGAAAACTGCTGGGAAGTGGCGGGAAAGCGCTTGGGAGCTCTGTGACTACTACCTGCCCTATGCGCTGGGTGGTGGCTACATCCTCTCGGCTGATCTCGTGCGTTACGTTCATCTTAACGCAGGCTACTTCAAAACGTGGCAGAGTGAGGATGTGTCCCTGGGCGCCTGGCTGGCACCAGTGGATGTTCGACGGACTCATGACACACGCTTTGACACAGAGTACAAATCGCGTGGTTGCAACAACAAGTACTTGGTGACACACAAGCAGAGCTTAGAGGACATGTTGGAAAAGCACCAGACTCTGCAGCGTGACAACAGGCTGTGCAAGGAAGAAGTCAAGCTGCGATTGTCCTATGTGTATGACTGGAGTGTGCCACCCTCACAGTGTTGTCAAAGAAAGGATGGCATTCCTTAA
- the tmem167b gene encoding protein kish-B: MTNVYSFDGILVFGLLFICTCAYLKKVPRLNSWLLSEKKGVWGVFYKAAVIGTRLHIAVAASCLVMAFYVIFLK; this comes from the exons ATGACAAATG TGTACTCCTTCGATGGCATCCTGGTGTTTGGGCTGCTGTTCATCTGCACATGTGCATACCTCAAAAAGGTGCCTCGCCTCAACAGCTGGCTGCTGTCGGAGAAGAAAGGAGTGTGGGGAGTCTTCTATAAAG CTGCAGTGATTGGGACGCGGCTCCACATCGCTGTGGCGGCTTCTTGCCTGGTCATGGCTTTCTATGTGATCTTCCTGAAATGA
- the LOC133977304 gene encoding anionic trypsin-2-like, whose translation MNLAPSRQLSLLLLLVVSLTGVTGNRIIGGAQVYPYSIKYQASLLFMNYHFCGGTLIHPQWVVSAAHCWRPRHLIQVVLNEHRINQVDGFEQLFNVSLVVRHYQYQHWTFDNDIMLLKLDRPATINAMVEPAPLPAPDSPPLTGRTQCTVSGWGVTWLNSYSLSSVLRSVDIDIIPNCWYYYYFRITENMICAGSYLGGKDSCQGDSGGPLVCDGKFEGIVSWGIGCAYAYYPGVYTKVRNYLGWINWVIQNS comes from the exons ATGAACTTGGCTCCATCCCGTCAGCTCtcactgctcctgctgcttgTTGTAAGCCTAACAG GTGTGACTGGGAACAGAATCATTGGGGGTGCACAGGTGTATCCCTACTCCATTAAGTATCAAGCCTCCCTCCTGTTCATGAACTACCACTTCTGTGGAGGCACCCTCATCCACCCACAGTGGGTGGTGTCTGCTGCCCACTGCTGGAGACC GAGACACCTGATCCAAGTGGTCCTGAATGAGCACAGAATCAACCAAGTAGATGGCTTTGAACAGTTGTTCAATGTCTCCTTAGTCGTCAGGCACTACCAGTACCAACACTGGACATTTGATAACGATATCATGCTGCTTAAG CTGGACCGGCCAGCCACCATCAATGCCATGGTAGAGCCAGCTCCTTTGCCAGCCCCCGATTCGCCCCCCTTAACTGGCCGTACCCAGTGCACAGTCAGCGGCTGGGGTGTGACCTGGCTCAACAGCTACAGCCTGTCATCTGTGCTGAGGTCTGTGGATATAGACATCATCCCCAACTGctggtactactactacttcagGATCACAGAAAATATGATCTGTGCTGGCTCCTACCTGGGGGGGAAAGACTCCTGTCAG GGTGACTCGGGAGGACCTCTTGTCTGTGACGGTAAATTTGAGGGTATTGTGTCCTGGGGCATCGGCTGTGCCTATGCTTACTACCCTGGTGTCTACACTAAAGTTAGAAACTACCTCGGATGGATCAACTGGGTCATCCAGAACAGCTGA
- the dnajc16l gene encoding dnaJ homolog subfamily C member 16, with protein MTVKRHPRTCLILLAIFLLVLSEQLVQTASEYDPYRILGVSRSASQAEIKKAYKNLAKEWHPDKNKDPKAEDMFIKVSKSYEILSNEERRSNFDRYGQMDENQPFGQSQHQGFRSFHNSFYFDESFFHFPRSRDFADSKYLLHHAQFNSDVLPDSHKRPYLIKVTSEWCFACIHIEPVWKETVQELEPLGVGIGIVDLGYERRLANQLGAHRAPSIIGLVNGRVTFFHQAVVREHLRQFIEDLLPQRLVEKITDNNYLTFLDNWHAENKPSVFLFDQVPNVPLLYKLTAFAYRDYVRFGYVDQGDTHNTRLLRQFNINTYAPTMLLFKEDTEKPVDIIQARGMKRQIMDEFVSNNKFLQVPRLINQQLFDELCPVKQFHRRRKYCVLLITGEDQAFLPGNKAFLDFASANRKEVLRFAYVYQRQQQPLCQALLQNQDALSPQVVILERRSQAGKVLYRSVSGGWNGSEEDKYRLHEQLELLQKDPTYLSSDATLPELNNEMAPIFLIQWMNAAYDYILQIYDDLLYSNWREMMPILSLIFSALFILFGTVIIQAFSEPGESKPRSPKRKEQPQTQDDASSRATTSSRPPKKDFVEVTELTDITYTSNLVKLRPGHINVVLVLTNASKNALLRKFAKEVFSFSGTQTLHFSFLNADKHRHWMPSLLRSASDVAHNEGHSDEDEESSDFSGYVLALNGYKKYFCLFRPVFTGDDPGDASSTSETSFSSDSRRKSRSRSRSSSHSRSRSHSREDGAPPKRGSSRATSIEVHHKLDRLGLWMERLMEGTLPRLQVPVWPSLGEAANSSSTES; from the exons ATGACGGTAAAGAGACATCCTCGGACATGTCTCATACTGCTCGCCATCTTTTTGCTCGTTTTGAGTGAGCAGCTGGTGCAAACAGCCTCCGAGTATGATCCCTACAGAATCCTCGGTGTCAGCAGGAGTGCCAGTCAAGCAGAAATCAAAAAGGCATACAAGAACCTCGCTAAAGAATG GCATCCAGATAAGAACAAAGACCCTAAGGCAGAGGACATGTTCATCAAAGTCTCAAAGTCATATGAG ATTTTGTCCAATGAGGAGCGAAGATCCAACTTTGATCGCTATGGACAGATGGATGAAAACCAGCCCTTCGGCCAGTCACAGCATCAAGGTTTCCGCAGCTTCCACAACAGCTTCTACTTTGATGagtcttttttccatttccccAG GTCCAGGGACTTTGCAGACAGCAAGTACCTGCTTCACCACGCACAGTTTAACAGCGACGTCCTTCCAGACAGCCACAAGAGGCCGTACCTCATCAAAGTGACCTCTGAGTGGTGCTTTGCATGCATCCACATTGAGCCTGTGTGGAAGGAGACAGTGCAGGAGCTGGAGCCGCTGG GTGTGGGCATTGGCATTGTGGACTTGGGTTATGAGCGTCGTCTGGCCAACCAGTTGGGAGCTCACCGCGCCCCTTCCATCATCGGGCTGGTGAACGGCAGGGTAACCTTCTTCCATCAAGCTGTGGTACGAGAGCACCTGCGACAGTTCATTGAAGACCTGCTGCCCCAAAGGCTGGTGGAAAAG ATCACAGATAACAACTACCTGACTTTTTTGGATAACTGGCATGCGGAGAATAAACCCAGCGTTTTCTTGTTTGACCAAGTCCCCAATGTTCCCCTACTCTACAAG TTAACAGCATTTGCCTACAGAGACTATGTTCGTTTCGGCTATGTGGACCAGGGCGACACACACAACACTCGGCTCCTGCGGCAGTTCAACATTAACACATACGCCCCCACCATGCTGCTGTTTAAGGAGGACACAGAAAAGCCAGTTGACATTATCCAG GCCAGAGGGATGAAGCGGCAGATCATGGATGAATTTGTCTCCAACAACAAGTTCCTGCAGGTGCCACGGCTGATCAACCAGCAGCTGTTTGATGAGCTGTGTCCTGTCAAGCAGTTCCACAGACGAAGGAA GTACTGTGTGCTGCTGATCACAGGTGAGGACCAGGCCTTTCTTCCGGGCAATAAGGCCTTCCTGGACTTCGCCTCAGCTAACAGAAAAGAGGTGCTGCGCTTTGCATACGTTTATCAGCGTCAACAGCAGCCTCTGTGTCAGGCGCTGCTTCAAAACCAGGATGCACTCTCACCTCAG GTGGTGATTCTGGAGAGGCGGAGTCAGGCTGGAAAGGTCCTTTACCGCTCTGTGAGTGGTGGCTGGAATGGCAGTGAAGAAGACAAGTACCGCCTCCATGAACAGCTGGAGCTTCTTCAGAAAGACCCCACCTACCTGAGCTCAGATGCCACCCTGCCAGAACTCAACAACGAGATGGCCCCC ATATTTCTCATTCAGTGGATGAATGCGGCGTATGATTACATCCTTCAAATATACGATGACCTTCTCTACTCAAACTG GCGAGAGATGATGCCCATCCTGTCGCTGATTTTCTCAGCTCTCTTCATTCTTTTCGGCACCGTCATCATTCAGGCCTTCAG tgagCCAGGTGAGAGCAAACCGCGGTCACCAAAGCGAAAGGAGCAACCACAAACTCAAGACGATGCATCAAGTAGAGCTACTACCTCGAG CCGTCCTCCCAAGAAGGACTTTGTGGAGGTGACAGAGCTGACAGACATCACGTACACCAGTAACCTGGTGAAGCTGAGGCCTGGACACATCAATGTTGTACTGGTGCTCACCAACGCCTCCAAGAATGCATTGCTCAGGAAATTTGCCAAGGAGGTCTTCTCTTTCTCTGG GACTCAGACCCTCCACTTCTCCTTCCTCAACGCTGACAAGCACCGCCACTGGATGCCGTCTCTCCTTCGCTCAGCCTCTGATGTTGCGCACAACGAGGGCCATTCAGATGAGGATGAAGAGTCTTCGGACTTCTCTGGCTACGTCCTGGCCCTCAATGGCTACAAGAAATACTTTTGCCTCTTTAGGCCCGTCTTCACAGGGGACGATCCAGGCGATGCCTCGTCCACGTCTGAGACCTCATTCTCCTCTGACAGCAGGAGAAAGTCCCgctccaggtccaggtccagctCCCACTCTCGGTCCCGCTCCCATTCCAGGGAGGACGGGGCACCCCCCAAGAGAGGCTCCAGCAGGGCCACTAGCATAGAAGTCCACCACAAGCTTGACAGGCTTGGACTGTGGATGGAGAGGCTAATGGAGGGTACCTTACCTAGATTGCAGGTCCCTGTGTGGCCGTCACTGGGTGAAGCTGCTAACAGCTCCTCCACAGAAAGCTGA
- the LOC134004403 gene encoding cytidine deaminase-like gives MDQVKSSGEVKHINDQGSRQISLETVKKLIKQSQQAKERAYCPYSKFRVGAALLTFDNHVFAGCNVENACYNLGICAERNAISKAVSEGHTSFKAIAIASDLNDQFISPCGGCRQFMREFGSDWEVYLSKPDGSYQKMTVSELLPVSFGPEDLSKDKVNSFP, from the exons ATGGACCAAGTCAAGTCTAGTGGAGAAGTGAAGCATATTAATGACCAAGGTTCAAGACAAATATCACTGGAAACAGTCAAAAAGCTGATCAAACAGTCCCAGCAGGCAAAGGAGCGCGCTTACTGCCCCTACAGCAAATTCAGAGTGGGAGCTGCTCTCCTGACCTTTGACAATCACGTGTTTGCAG GTTGCAATGTGGAGAATGCATGTTACAATCTGGGCATCTGTGCTGAGAGGAATGCTATTTCAAAGGCAGTGTCAGAGGGACACACAAGTTTCAAGGCGATTGCAATTGCCAG TGACTTGAATGACCAGTTCATCTCCCCGTGTGGTGGCTGCAGGCAGTTCATGAGAGAG tttggaTCAGATTGGGAAGTATACCTGTCAAAGCCTGACGGATCCTACCAGAAGATGACTGTGAGTGAGCTGCTGCCAGTCTCATTCGGTCCTGAAGACCTGTCCAAAGACAAAGTGAATTCCTTCCCGTAA